A single Cottoperca gobio chromosome 7, fCotGob3.1, whole genome shotgun sequence DNA region contains:
- the LOC115010486 gene encoding uncharacterized protein LOC115010486 isoform X4 — translation MGQNSSQGARMTSPVRVIVVGAGSRGEIYSSFASIHPERLKVVGVADPRKFARTKLQRQHKIADENIFEDWHSIVEREKFADAVLICTPDRLHKEPMVAFAKKGYHVLLEKPMATTAEDCTAIVEACSQSGVMLSVGHVLRYDPVIHKIKELIDAGVIGDVMHIQHLEPVGFYHFAHSFVRGNWRNEAESSFALLAKSCHDIDLIHHWAGARSCVKVSSFGSVSHFGKENKPSGAGNRCLDCSIEGDCPYSARKIYLDRVKQGHTGWPVSVICPSSFPDMESVTEALRTGPYGRCVYECDNNVCSNQVVNMEFEGGLTAAFSMVAFTEEICKRKTTIYGSRVGLEGMCIEEKEMLQKKEASGKKIDQLLAHRSQGHST, via the exons ATGGGACAGAACAG TTCTCAGGGTGCCAGAATGACATCCCCTGTCCGTGTCATCGTGGTGGGAGCTGGAAGTCGAGGGGAGATTTACTCCAGTTTTGCCTCCATTCACCCTGAACGACTTAAG GTTGTTGGAGTAGCTGATCCGAGGAAATTTGCTCGCACTAAACTTCAACGGCAACACAAAATTGcagatgaaaacatatttgaag actgGCACAGTATAGTGGAAAGAGAAAAGTTTGCAGATGCGGTGTTAATTTGTACTCCAGACCGCCTTCATAag GAACCCATGGTGGCCTTTGCAAAGAAGGGCTACCATGTTCTGCTGGAGAAACCAATGGCA ACAACTGCAGAAGACTGCACAGCGATTGTGGAGGCTTGCAGTCAGAGTGGCGTGATGCTATCGGTGGGTCACGTTCTCCGGTATGATCCCGTCATCCACAAGATAAAG gaGCTAATAGATGCTGGAGTCATAGGGGATGTGATGCACATTCAGCACCTTGAGCCG GTCGGGTTTTATCACTTTGCTCACTCATTTGTCCGGGGGAACTGGAGGAATGAAGCAGAGAGCTCTTTTGCTCTTTTGGCTAAATCGTGCCATGACATTGACCTAATACATCACTGGGCAGGAGCACGCAG TTGTGTGAAAGTGTCATCATTTGGATCTGTCAGCCActttggaaaagaaaacaag CCATCGGGTGCTGGAAATCGCTGCCTGGATTGTTCAATAGAAGGAGACTGTCCATACTCGGCACGAAAAATCTACCTGGATAGAGTGAAACAG ggtcaCACTGGATGGCCTGTATCAGTCATATGTCCGAGCTCGTTCCCAGACATGGAGTCAGTAACTGAGGCCCTGAGGACTGGGCCGTATGGCCGCTGTGTCTACGAGTGTGACAATAATGTCTGCAGTAACCAG GTTGTAAACATGGAGTTTGAAGGGGGTCTGACCGCAGCCTTTTCCATGGTGGCGTTCACTGAGGAGATTTGCAAGCGCAAAACAACCATCTATGGCAGCAGGGTAGGGCTGGAAGGAATGTGCATTGAAGAAAAGGAGATGCTACAAAAAAAGGAAGCCAGCGGGAAAAAGATAGATCAGCTACTGGCTCACAGAAGTCAAGGTCATTCTACCTAA
- the LOC115010486 gene encoding uncharacterized protein LOC115010486 isoform X3, protein MGQNSSQGARMTSPVRVIVVGAGSRGEIYSSFASIHPERLKVVGVADPRKFARTKLQRQHKIADENIFEDWHSIVEREKFADAVLICTPDRLHKEPMVAFAKKGYHVLLEKPMATTAEDCTAIVEACSQSGVMLSVGHVLRYDPVIHKIKELIDAGVIGDVMHIQHLEPVGFYHFAHSFVRGNWRNEAESSFALLAKSCHDIDLIHHWAGARSCVKVSSFGSVSHFGKENKPSGAGNRCLDCSIEGDCPYSARKIYLDRVKQGHTGWPVSVICPSSFPDMESVTEALRTGPYGRCVYECDNNVCSNQVVNMEFEGGLTAAFSMVAFTEEICKRKTTIYGSRVGLEGMCIEEKEMLQKKEASGKKIDQLLAHRSQGGAVM, encoded by the exons ATGGGACAGAACAG TTCTCAGGGTGCCAGAATGACATCCCCTGTCCGTGTCATCGTGGTGGGAGCTGGAAGTCGAGGGGAGATTTACTCCAGTTTTGCCTCCATTCACCCTGAACGACTTAAG GTTGTTGGAGTAGCTGATCCGAGGAAATTTGCTCGCACTAAACTTCAACGGCAACACAAAATTGcagatgaaaacatatttgaag actgGCACAGTATAGTGGAAAGAGAAAAGTTTGCAGATGCGGTGTTAATTTGTACTCCAGACCGCCTTCATAag GAACCCATGGTGGCCTTTGCAAAGAAGGGCTACCATGTTCTGCTGGAGAAACCAATGGCA ACAACTGCAGAAGACTGCACAGCGATTGTGGAGGCTTGCAGTCAGAGTGGCGTGATGCTATCGGTGGGTCACGTTCTCCGGTATGATCCCGTCATCCACAAGATAAAG gaGCTAATAGATGCTGGAGTCATAGGGGATGTGATGCACATTCAGCACCTTGAGCCG GTCGGGTTTTATCACTTTGCTCACTCATTTGTCCGGGGGAACTGGAGGAATGAAGCAGAGAGCTCTTTTGCTCTTTTGGCTAAATCGTGCCATGACATTGACCTAATACATCACTGGGCAGGAGCACGCAG TTGTGTGAAAGTGTCATCATTTGGATCTGTCAGCCActttggaaaagaaaacaag CCATCGGGTGCTGGAAATCGCTGCCTGGATTGTTCAATAGAAGGAGACTGTCCATACTCGGCACGAAAAATCTACCTGGATAGAGTGAAACAG ggtcaCACTGGATGGCCTGTATCAGTCATATGTCCGAGCTCGTTCCCAGACATGGAGTCAGTAACTGAGGCCCTGAGGACTGGGCCGTATGGCCGCTGTGTCTACGAGTGTGACAATAATGTCTGCAGTAACCAG GTTGTAAACATGGAGTTTGAAGGGGGTCTGACCGCAGCCTTTTCCATGGTGGCGTTCACTGAGGAGATTTGCAAGCGCAAAACAACCATCTATGGCAGCAGGGTAGGGCTGGAAGGAATGTGCATTGAAGAAAAGGAGATGCTACAAAAAAAGGAAGCCAGCGGGAAAAAGATAGATCAGCTACTGGCTCACAGAAGTCAAG GGGGAGCTGTCATGTGA
- the LOC115010486 gene encoding uncharacterized protein LOC115010486 isoform X1, translating to MGQNSSQGARMTSPVRVIVVGAGSRGEIYSSFASIHPERLKVVGVADPRKFARTKLQRQHKIADENIFEDWHSIVEREKFADAVLICTPDRLHKEPMVAFAKKGYHVLLEKPMATTAEDCTAIVEACSQSGVMLSVGHVLRYDPVIHKIKELIDAGVIGDVMHIQHLEPVGFYHFAHSFVRGNWRNEAESSFALLAKSCHDIDLIHHWAGARSCVKVSSFGSVSHFGKENKPSGAGNRCLDCSIEGDCPYSARKIYLDRVKQGHTGWPVSVICPSSFPDMESVTEALRTGPYGRCVYECDNNVCSNQVVNMEFEGGLTAAFSMVAFTEEICKRKTTIYGSRGELSCDGHEVRVFDFLTQRSTKHTAKSGAPRDFVSMSGHGEADYHLMDAFVSAVANNDPSLIRSGPEETLLSHLLVFEAERSRLESRVVYCGDIGQR from the exons ATGGGACAGAACAG TTCTCAGGGTGCCAGAATGACATCCCCTGTCCGTGTCATCGTGGTGGGAGCTGGAAGTCGAGGGGAGATTTACTCCAGTTTTGCCTCCATTCACCCTGAACGACTTAAG GTTGTTGGAGTAGCTGATCCGAGGAAATTTGCTCGCACTAAACTTCAACGGCAACACAAAATTGcagatgaaaacatatttgaag actgGCACAGTATAGTGGAAAGAGAAAAGTTTGCAGATGCGGTGTTAATTTGTACTCCAGACCGCCTTCATAag GAACCCATGGTGGCCTTTGCAAAGAAGGGCTACCATGTTCTGCTGGAGAAACCAATGGCA ACAACTGCAGAAGACTGCACAGCGATTGTGGAGGCTTGCAGTCAGAGTGGCGTGATGCTATCGGTGGGTCACGTTCTCCGGTATGATCCCGTCATCCACAAGATAAAG gaGCTAATAGATGCTGGAGTCATAGGGGATGTGATGCACATTCAGCACCTTGAGCCG GTCGGGTTTTATCACTTTGCTCACTCATTTGTCCGGGGGAACTGGAGGAATGAAGCAGAGAGCTCTTTTGCTCTTTTGGCTAAATCGTGCCATGACATTGACCTAATACATCACTGGGCAGGAGCACGCAG TTGTGTGAAAGTGTCATCATTTGGATCTGTCAGCCActttggaaaagaaaacaag CCATCGGGTGCTGGAAATCGCTGCCTGGATTGTTCAATAGAAGGAGACTGTCCATACTCGGCACGAAAAATCTACCTGGATAGAGTGAAACAG ggtcaCACTGGATGGCCTGTATCAGTCATATGTCCGAGCTCGTTCCCAGACATGGAGTCAGTAACTGAGGCCCTGAGGACTGGGCCGTATGGCCGCTGTGTCTACGAGTGTGACAATAATGTCTGCAGTAACCAG GTTGTAAACATGGAGTTTGAAGGGGGTCTGACCGCAGCCTTTTCCATGGTGGCGTTCACTGAGGAGATTTGCAAGCGCAAAACAACCATCTATGGCAGCAGG GGGGAGCTGTCATGTGACGGCCATGAGGTACGCGTGTTTGACTTTCTGACCCAAAGATCCACAAAGCACACGGCAAAAAGTGGCGCCCCCAGGGACTTCGTGTCCATGAGTGGACATGGCGAAGCAGACTACCACCTTATGGATGcctttgtttctgctgtggCA AACAATGATCCATCCCTGATCCGCTCGGGTCCTGAGGAGACGCTGCTGAGCCATTTGCTGGTGTTTGAAGCTGAGCGTTCACGTCTGGAGAGCAGGGTGGTGTACTGTGGTGACATTGGCCAGAGATAG
- the LOC115010486 gene encoding uncharacterized protein LOC115010486 isoform X2 has translation MTSPVRVIVVGAGSRGEIYSSFASIHPERLKVVGVADPRKFARTKLQRQHKIADENIFEDWHSIVEREKFADAVLICTPDRLHKEPMVAFAKKGYHVLLEKPMATTAEDCTAIVEACSQSGVMLSVGHVLRYDPVIHKIKELIDAGVIGDVMHIQHLEPVGFYHFAHSFVRGNWRNEAESSFALLAKSCHDIDLIHHWAGARSCVKVSSFGSVSHFGKENKPSGAGNRCLDCSIEGDCPYSARKIYLDRVKQGHTGWPVSVICPSSFPDMESVTEALRTGPYGRCVYECDNNVCSNQVVNMEFEGGLTAAFSMVAFTEEICKRKTTIYGSRGELSCDGHEVRVFDFLTQRSTKHTAKSGAPRDFVSMSGHGEADYHLMDAFVSAVANNDPSLIRSGPEETLLSHLLVFEAERSRLESRVVYCGDIGQR, from the exons ATGACATCCCCTGTCCGTGTCATCGTGGTGGGAGCTGGAAGTCGAGGGGAGATTTACTCCAGTTTTGCCTCCATTCACCCTGAACGACTTAAG GTTGTTGGAGTAGCTGATCCGAGGAAATTTGCTCGCACTAAACTTCAACGGCAACACAAAATTGcagatgaaaacatatttgaag actgGCACAGTATAGTGGAAAGAGAAAAGTTTGCAGATGCGGTGTTAATTTGTACTCCAGACCGCCTTCATAag GAACCCATGGTGGCCTTTGCAAAGAAGGGCTACCATGTTCTGCTGGAGAAACCAATGGCA ACAACTGCAGAAGACTGCACAGCGATTGTGGAGGCTTGCAGTCAGAGTGGCGTGATGCTATCGGTGGGTCACGTTCTCCGGTATGATCCCGTCATCCACAAGATAAAG gaGCTAATAGATGCTGGAGTCATAGGGGATGTGATGCACATTCAGCACCTTGAGCCG GTCGGGTTTTATCACTTTGCTCACTCATTTGTCCGGGGGAACTGGAGGAATGAAGCAGAGAGCTCTTTTGCTCTTTTGGCTAAATCGTGCCATGACATTGACCTAATACATCACTGGGCAGGAGCACGCAG TTGTGTGAAAGTGTCATCATTTGGATCTGTCAGCCActttggaaaagaaaacaag CCATCGGGTGCTGGAAATCGCTGCCTGGATTGTTCAATAGAAGGAGACTGTCCATACTCGGCACGAAAAATCTACCTGGATAGAGTGAAACAG ggtcaCACTGGATGGCCTGTATCAGTCATATGTCCGAGCTCGTTCCCAGACATGGAGTCAGTAACTGAGGCCCTGAGGACTGGGCCGTATGGCCGCTGTGTCTACGAGTGTGACAATAATGTCTGCAGTAACCAG GTTGTAAACATGGAGTTTGAAGGGGGTCTGACCGCAGCCTTTTCCATGGTGGCGTTCACTGAGGAGATTTGCAAGCGCAAAACAACCATCTATGGCAGCAGG GGGGAGCTGTCATGTGACGGCCATGAGGTACGCGTGTTTGACTTTCTGACCCAAAGATCCACAAAGCACACGGCAAAAAGTGGCGCCCCCAGGGACTTCGTGTCCATGAGTGGACATGGCGAAGCAGACTACCACCTTATGGATGcctttgtttctgctgtggCA AACAATGATCCATCCCTGATCCGCTCGGGTCCTGAGGAGACGCTGCTGAGCCATTTGCTGGTGTTTGAAGCTGAGCGTTCACGTCTGGAGAGCAGGGTGGTGTACTGTGGTGACATTGGCCAGAGATAG